One Castanea sativa cultivar Marrone di Chiusa Pesio chromosome 4, ASM4071231v1 DNA window includes the following coding sequences:
- the LOC142631622 gene encoding chlorophyll a-b binding protein 4, chloroplastic has translation MATITTQASAALFRPCASKPRFLTGSSGKLTRELSIKPMASTSSGSFKVEAKKGEWLPGLASPTYLDGSLPGDNGFDPLGLAEDPENLKWYVQAELVNSRWAMLGVVGMLLPEVFTKIGIINAPQWYDAGKQEYFASSSTLFVIEFILFHYVEIRRWQDIKNPGCVNQDPIFKQYSLPPHECGYPGSIFNPLNFAPTLEAKEKELANGRLAMLAFLGFIIQHNVTGKGPFENLLQHISDPWHNTIVQTLSGS, from the exons ATGGCCACCATCACGACACAAGCTTCGGCCGCTCTTTTCCGGCCATGTGCCTCAAAACCCAGGTTCCTAACTGGGTCTTCTGGCAAATTGACTAGAGAATTGTCCATTAAACCAATGGCTTCCACTTCTTCTGGTTCTTTCAAAGTTGAGGCCAAGAAAGGTGAATGGTTACCCGGGTTGGCCTCACCAACTTACCTTGATGGCAG tcttCCTGGTGACAATGGGTTTGATCCTTTGGGACTTGCTGAGGACCCTGAGAACCTGAAATGGTATGTTCAAGCTGAGCTTGTCAATAGTCGTTGGGCTATGTTAGGTGTTGTAGGAATGCTACTGCCAGAAGTTTTCACAAAGATTGGGATTATTAATGCCCCACAATGGTATGATGCTGGGAAACAAGAGTACTTTGCATCCTCATCAACTCTCTTTGTGATTGAGTTCATTTTGTTCCACTACGTTGAGATCAGAAGGTGGCAAGACATCAAAAACCCAGGATGTGTCAACCAAGACCCCATCTTTAAGCAATACAGCTTGCCTCCACATGAGTGTGGATACCCAGGTAGCATTTTCAACCCACTCAACTTTGCCCCCACTCTTGAGGCCAAAGAGAAAGAGCTTGCAAATG GGAGATTGGCCATGTTGGCATTCTTGGGATTTATCATTCAACACAATGTGACTGGAAAAGGACCATTTGAAAATCTCTTGCAGCACATCTCTGACCCATGGCACAACACCATTGTCCAGACACTGAGTGGCTCTTAA